GCCGCTTCGTTGGCCGCATTGGCAATCTCCGCGCCCGCGAAACCGGGTGTCTGCGAGGCCAGCGCCTTGAGGTTGACGTCGGGCGAGAGCGAGAGGTTCTTGGTATGCACCGCGAAGATGTCGGTACGTCCCTTCAGGTCGGGCCTGTCAACCACGATTTGCCGGTCAAAGCGGCCCGGTCTGAGCAGCGCCGAGTCGAGCACATCCGCGCGGTTGGTGGCGGCCATGAGGATCACGCCCTTGTCGGTGGCGAAGCCGTCCATTTCGACCAGAAGCTGGTTCAGGGTGTTTTCGCGTTCGTCGTTTGCGCCCATCATAAAGCCCTTGCCACGGCTGCGTCCGACTGCGTCGATTTCATCGATGAAGATGATGCAAGGCGCTTTTTCCTTGGCCGACTTGAACAGATCGCGCACGCGCGCCGCGCCAACGCCCACAAACATCTCGACGAAGTCCGAGCCGCTGATGCTGAAAAAAGGCACGTTGGCTTCGCCCGCAACCGCTTTGGCGAGCAGCGTCTTGCCGGTGCCGGGAGGACCGACCAGCAGCACGCCCTTGGGCAGCTTGCCGCCGAGCTTGGTATACTTTTTCGGATCCTTGAGGAAGTCGACCACCTCCATCACCTCGGCCTTCGCTTCGTCCAGTCCGGCAACATCCTTAAAGGTGATGCGGGTGTGCTCGTCGAGGTTTTCATAGAGCGCGGCCTTGTTCTTGCCGATGTTCATGAACTGCGAACCGGGGCCGCCCATTCTGCGGAACATGAAGAAATAGATGCCGATAAGAAGCCCGAAGGGCAGAAGCCATTGCAGCAGTTCATTGATCCAGCCGTTGCCCGGGATCGCTTCGTAATGGATACCTTTCGATTCAAGAAGCGGAATCAGCTGCTCGTCCCGCACGGGGTTGACCGTCACCTCGTTTTTTGATGAGTTTTTGCCTGGCATCTGGAACGCCGGCGGATTTTGCCCGAAGGGTTTGTTTGTCGCTGTTGAGAGGGAGTCCTCCTTGAGCTGGACGTAGATTTTTTCGGGAGCGAGTTTGACCGATTCGACCCTGTTCTGGTCGATCAGTTTGCGGAAGTCACTGTAGGCGATCTCGCGGGTTGAGCCTGACCAGAAAAAGGCGAGTTGAAAACCGATGATCAGCAGGATGACTGCTATGTAGTAGAATATCGAAAACCGGGGCTTGCGCGGCCCGTTATCCGGCTCGTTATTGTATGGATTGTTCAGCTTGAATGGGTTGTTTGCCATCGAGTGCGTTCATGATTAAAGATATTCATCGTGACATCGTTGCCGTTGCTCAGACTCTTCATTTGCAATGAGTTGGCAAGTCAGCAAAAATAATACACCATTTTATTTGACTCGCAAGATACATAACTCTGTTGGATTAATATATTCTTTCGACTAATAGTTTCTTGATCACCAGTGGCTGCGGCGCTCAGGGATGGGTGATCACTGTTCATTCATCGGGCGCCATCAGTTATATTAAAAAACGGCAGTGTGTGAACTGACCCGATAATTTTTCATGTTTTTGCCATCAGTTATGAGTTCAGCAAGAGATAAGGCGAACCGCCGGATAGCTTCGCTCCAGTCGATGCTTTGTGTCGGGCTCGACAGTGATCCTTCGAAGATCCCCACGCTCTTCCATTCGATGGAGCGCCCGGTGCTTGAGTTCAACCGGGCGATTATCCGCGCGACTGGCGAGCACGCGGCAGCCTATAAAGTCAATACAGCATTCTACGAATCGCGGGGGCTTGCCGGAATGCGCGATCTTGACGATACACTCCAAGCGCTTCCGCCGGAGTGTCTGAGCATCGCGGACGCCAAGCGGGCCGACATCGGAAACACCAGCCGGCACTACGCAAAGGCATTTTTCGAGACATGGCCGTTCGATGCCATCACGGTGGCGCCTTACATGGGGTTCGATTCGCTCGAACCGTTTTTCGAGTATGACGACAAACTTGTCTTTGTCTTGTGCCTCACCTCGAATCCTGGCTCTGCTGATTTCGAAGAGCGCATTCTCGACGATGGCCGTCCGCTCTACCGCGCCGTGCTCGACAGGGTTCGGAGCTGGCAGCGCAACGGAAATGCCGGAATCGTCGTCGGCGCAACCAAGGCCAGCTTGCTGCAAGAGCTTCGGCAGGAAGCGCCGGAGCTGTTTTTCCTGATTCCCGGTGTCGGTGCGCAGGGCGGGTCGATGCAGGAAGCTGTCAATCAGGGTGCCGATCCGGATCGCGGTGGCGCGGTGGTCAACGTGAGCCGGGCGCTCATTTTTCCGAAGGGCGACTTCCGGAGTATCTCGGAGTTCGAGGAGGCGGTGCGTCGCGAGGCGGCAAAGTTGCATGATGATATAAAAGAGGTACTGTAAATTTGTGCGCATATAGTATATTGGGAGCAGAATTCTTTTCATAATACGGTTTTTTTTGCCTCAAAAGGGTGCGGCTACCGGCAGGAAGCAGCGGTAACGTTTTACAAAAGATTGTTTATCTATGTGCGGAATCATTGGTTATATCGGCAGGCGCGAAGCTGCGCCTCTCTTGCTGAACGGTTTGAAACGGCTGGAGTATCGCGGTTATGACTCGGCAGGCATGGCCGTCCTGAACGGCTCGATGAAGATGCTCAAAAAGAAGGGGAGCGTCAGCAATCTTGAAGAGCTTCTGAATGTGTCGGGCACCGTCATGCTCGGCGCGACGGTCGGCATCGCCCACACCCGCTGGGCGACCCATGGCGATCCGAGCGACCGGAATGCTCATCCTCACATGAATGTTTCCGGCGATATCGCCCTGATCCACAACGGCATCATCGAAAACTATTCTGCCCTCAAGCAGGAGTTGATGGGCGAGGGCTATGTCTTTGAAAGTGATACCGATTCAGAGGTGCTCGTTCACCTGATTGACCGCATCTGGAAAAACGATTCGGCGCTCGGTCTTGAAGGTGCGGTGCGTCAGGCGCTCCGGCATGTCGAGGGCGCATATGGTATCTGCGTCGTCTCCTCGCGCGAGCCGGACAAGATCGTGGTGGCTCGCAAGGGCAGCCCTTTGGTGATCGGTCTCGGTGATGGCGAGTTCTTCATCGCTTCCGATGCGGCACCCATCGTCGAGCACACCAACAAGGTGGTTTATCTGTCGGACGGAGAGATGGCGGTTGTGACGCGCGACAGCTACACGGTCAAGACGATTGAAAATGTCGAGCAGCAAAAAAGGGTGACGGAGCTCGACTTCAGCCTTGAAAAGATCGAGAAGGGCGGGTTCGAGCACTTCATGCTCAAGGAGATTTTCGAGCAGCCCGAGGTGATGCGCGATGTCATGCGTGGCCGGGTGCGTGTCGAGGAGGGACGGGTGCATCTTGGTGGCATCCACGACTATCTCGACCGGCTGAAGCAGGCCAAGCGGATCATGATCTGCGCCTGTGGCACGAGCTGGCACGCCGGTCTGATCGGTGAGTATCTGATCGAGGAGTTTGCCCGGATTCCGGTAGAGGTCGATTACGCCTCGGAGTTCAGGTACCGCAACCCGATTGTCTCTTCCGACGATGTGGTGATCGTGATCTCCCAGTCGGGCGAAACCGCCGACACGCTGGCCGCACTCAGGCTGGCCAAGGAGAAGGGGGCCATGGTGATGGGAATCTGCAATGTGGTCGGTTCGACGATTCCGCGCGAGACGCTGTGCGGCATGTACACCCACGCTGGGCCTGAGGTGGGCGTGGCCTCGACCAAGGCGTTTACGGCGCAGGTGATAGTGCTCTTCATGCTCGCTATGGCGTTGAGCAAAGGGCGCACCATTTCGCAGGAGGAGATCAAGCTCAATCTGAGGGAGCTGGCTGAAGTGCCGGACAAGGTTGCATGGATTCTGGAGCAGAACGACGCGATCAAGGAGATTGCCGTCAAGCTCAAGGATGCACGCAACGCGCTTTATCTTGGCCGGGGATATAACTTCCCCGTTGCGCTCGAAGGCGCGCTGAAACTCAAGGAGATTTCCTACATCCATGCCGAGGGCTATCCAGCCGCCGAGATGAAGCACGGTCCGATCGCCCTGATTGACGAGGATATGCCGGTAATCGTTATTGCCACCCGTGACAATACCTATGCCAAGATTCTGAGCAACATCGAGGAGGTTCGTAGCCGCAAAGGAAGGGTGATCGCCATCGCCAGTGAAGGTGACCGGGAGATCGAGCGGCTGACGGAAGATGTGATCTACATCCCGCAGGCTTCCGCCGCAGTACTGCCGCTGCTGACGGTTATTCCGCTGCAACTGCTCTCTTATCACGTAGCAACGCTGCGCGGCTGTAACGTCGATCGTCCTCGCAACCTCGCCAAGTCGGTGACGGTGGAGTAGCGATTTTTTTCTCGATTCAGCTCCTTCCCTTTTGCTGCGTCAGACAGGCGAAAGGGGGGCTTTTTACCTTGATAGACCCTCCAAAAAAAGATAAAGAGCAGTTCGCCATGCTTTTTCGTTTTGCAGTCTGGTGACAAGCCTTCGGGGCGTAGCAGTTTACAGCAACAGAGGCTTTCGGGAATTATTTCTTCACCTCTTCCGGTTATCTGTCGAACAGTAACACCTACCTAATTCAAACCGCAGACTCATGGAAGGCCATATCGTTATCACGGGCGCTACCGGAGTGATTGGCAGCGAAGTTGCTCGCAGGCTTATCAAATCTGGCAGGGAGGTCGTTGTTTTTGCCCGATCTCCACAATCGGCAGCGGCAAAAGTCCCTGGTGCGGCGGATTATGTGCGCTGGGACTCGGATATGGCTCCGGATGGATGGAGCTCATCGATCGATGGCGCGTATGCGGTTATTCATCTTGCCGGTCGGCCGCTACTTGAAACCCGCTGGACCGAGGAGCACAAAGTGGCCTGCTACGACTCCCGCATCAAGGGCACCAGGGCGCTGGTGGCTGCGATGGCGTCAGCATCAGTCAAACCCAAAGTGTTCGTTTCTTCTTCGGCTATCGGCTACTATGGTTCGTTTGATCGGTGCGAAGAGACCGACCCATTGACGGAGAAGGCCGCGCCGGGCAAGGATTTTCTCGCTAAAATCTGTTTCGACTGGGAAAAGGAGGCTCGTCCGGCGGAAACGCTTGGCACGAGAGTTGTTCTCCTCAGAACCGGTATTGTGCTTTCCACCAAAGGGGGGATGTTGCAGAAGATGATGATCCCCTTCAGTTACTTTGTCGGCGGGCCGGTTGGCTCCGGCGATCAGTGCCTGTCATGGATTCATCTCGATGACGAGGTGTCGATCATTCTTCAAGCGCTCGATAATGCTGACTGGAGCGGCCCTGTTAATGCGGTTGCTCCTGAACCTGTCAGCATGAAAGCTTTTGCAGATTCGCTTGGTTTGGTGATGCATCGGCCATCCCTGTTTCCGGTGCCGAAGTTGGCGGTTCAGATACTTCTGGGAGAGGGTGCCGACTATGCCGTCAAGGGGCAGAAGGTTTCGCCGGAGTTTCTCAAAGAGCGCGACTTTCATTTCGCCTGGCCGTCGCTGAATGAAGCGCTTGCCGATCTTGTTTCAAGAGGGATTTGACCGGCAGCGTTTACCTCTGACCCCCGAAGGGGACCGCATCGGTGTCAAGGCCGACACGTGAAATATAAAAAGCGGGTCAGGCATTTTTTATAAGCCTGCCCGCCTGGAAAATCTTTTGCGTGAAGCAGTTGGTGCGCTCAGTATTGCTCTCTTCTGGGAGGACGCTGCTCGCGAGGCCTTGCCTCGTTCACTTTTATGGTGCGGCCTTTAAAGTCCTTGTCGTTCATGGCATCGATCGCTTCGCGAGCTTCACTTTCGTTCGGCATGTCAACGAACCCGAAGCCTTTGGAGCGACCAGAAAATTTGTCAGTGATGATGTTGGCGCTATGCACCTGCCCGAACTCGGAGAATTTGTCGCGCAGGTCTTCATCGGTAACGCTGTATGGCAGATTGCCAATGTAAATGTTCATTGTGGGACGGTAGAAACATGTGCTTCGATAAAAAAGAAACGCCACGAGATAACCAAAGCACCTGTTTTCTCGCAAGCGATCAGCCAACCACTGGCTAAATGATTTTATAATTTACCTCATTAAAAAATCGTTTTCAAAAAGAAAAACGTTTTCACCGGGCGATTCCACTGTGAAAATTCGTTCAGAAACGATTCTTTTTCGCCTTTCTATCTCGCTGTCTGCTGGTATTGTTGCCCGATGGTTAATCCCTCACGTTCATGCAGGAAAACTTCAAATATGTTGTTATAATCGCCATATTCTACCTGTTCGTAAGAAAATGGCTTAAAAATTTGCTTGTGCTTTAATATTTAATTATAATTCGCATTCTTTCATAAAAGATTTAGGTGTTTGAAATTTTTAAACAAGAAGGTTATGGCGAAAAAAATCAGTGCGGCGGTGATGCTGTTTTTTGCAGTGATGATGGCGCATGGCACCGTTTGGGCAGGCGAGCCGGTGAGCATCGATACCGGCACGACATCCTGGATGCTGACCTCCACGGCGCTCGTGTTGCTCATGGTGCCAGGGTTGGCGATGTTCTATGGCGGCCTGGTCAGGACGAAGAATGTTATCGGCACGATGATGCACAGCTTTGGCGCTATGGTCATCATTGGCGTCTTGTGGCCACTGGTCGGATACTCGCTCAGCTTTGGCCACGGTATTCTCGGCGGCCTGGTTGGATGGGATCCGAAATATTTCATGTTGCAGGGGATTGATGATACCATCATGGCGAGTCATATCCCTGAATATGTCTTTGCCATGTTCCAGGGCAAATTCGCCATCATCACTCCTGCGCTGATTGCTGGTGCTTTTGCCGAGCGGGTCAATTTCAAGGGGTATCTGTTGTTTATTGCCTTGTGGAGCATTTTCGTGTACAGCCCGATCTGCCACTGGGTCTGGGCTGGCGACGGTTTTCTGTTCAATCTCGGCGCGATGGGCGCTATCGATTTTGCTGGTGGCACGGTCGTGCACATCTCTTCCGGCGTGACCGGCCTTGTCGCGGCGCTCTTCCTTGGCTCGCGTCGCGGATATCCGAGCAACGTCACCTCGCCGAACAACCTGGTCATGACCCTCGTGGGTGCGGGCCTGCTCTGGGTGGGATGGTTCGGTTTCAATGCTGGCAGCGCCATCGCCAGCGATCTTGCCACGGCTCGCGCACTGACCGTGACCCAGGTTGCCGCGGCGTCGGGCGCATTCACCTGGCTCATCATCGAACTGGTGCATCACAATAAGGCAACCAGCCTTGGCGTGGCATCGGGTATTCTGGCTGGTCTGGTGGCGATCACCCCTGCCGCGGGCGTCGTGCAGCCATCGGGCGCGTTCGCGCTTGGCGCTATTGCCGCCATTGTCTGCTACCTCGGCCTCATGCTGAAGAGCAAGCTCGGCTACGATGACAGCCTCGATGCTTTCGGCGTGCACGGTGTTGGCGGTATTGTCGGCGCTCTCTGCCTGATTTTCTTCATTCGCCCGTCGTGGATGGCCGACGCCGCTGTCAAGGCTGGCGGAAGCTGGACGGTCTGGCAGCAGCTTGGCGTTCAGGCTACGGCTGTCGGGATTACGGTCGTCTATGCGGCAGTTGTTTCACTGGTGATCCTGTTCATCGTCGAGAAAACCATCGGCCTGCGTGCCAAAGAGAATGATGAAATGTCCGGTCTCGATCACAGTATGCACAGTGAACAGGGATATGGCCTTATCAATCCTAACTAATTACCAAAAATGAAACTGATAACCGCCATCATACAGCCCGACAGGCTCGACCATGTTCGCGAAGCGCTGATTCAGGCTGATATTACAAGGATTACCGTCAGCCGGGTCTCTGGTCACGGACGCCAGGAGGATATCGAATACTACCGCGGCCAGAAAATCGCGCCGAACCTGCTCCCGAAAGTTCGTCTCGATATCGCCGTTAATGACCAGTTTGTCAATGTTACCGTTGATACCATCGTTGCAGCCGCAAGGCACGAAAGTGGTGAGATCGGCGATGGCAAGATATTTATCACTCCTTTGGAGGAGTGCGTGAGGATCAGAACCAACGAACGAGGAGGTAGCGCTATCTGATTGATACCGCTTTTGTTATCTGTTCGCTAAGCGAAAAGAAAATGCCGCAAAGGAGAAATCCCTGCGGCGTTTTCTTTTCATACCGATTCTTTATTTCATCTGTTTCCAGCCGGGCGTGGTGGCGTCGAGCCAGCGCTCGGCATCCGGATCGCCACGCCGGGCGGCCTGCCTGAAATCATCGAAAGCGCCGGTGCTGTCACCGGTTTTGATTCGGGCGATGGCGCGATGAAAATAGGCTGCCGCCATTTTCTGGTCAAGATTTATTGCCTGGGTGAAGTCAGAAATGGCCTCGGCGTAATGACCGTTCATGTTTTTGACTACGCCGCGATTGTAGTAACCTGCTGCCTGGAACAAGGGGTCACCGAGTTCGATAACCATGGTGTAGTCGGTGATTGCTCTCTGGAACTGGTGCAGCTTTTGCCATATTGCGGCCCGCATCTGGTAGGCCATGACGTATCGGTTGTCATTATCTATAGCCTTGGAGTATAAGCGGATCGCCTCATTGAGATTGCCTGCACGGTGCATTGAAAGCGCTTCGTTGAAATAGCTTTCGGATGATTGTGCCGCACACGGGCCTCCAAGCAGGACGGTGGCTGCAGCAGCAAGTACGATAAATGTCGTAAAGCGCTTCATGGAGTCGTGGAACGGAGGTGTTTGGTTTCGTGCAGTTTTGCCGTGAACCGGAAGCTTTTGAATAAAAATACCGATCACGGTTCGAAAAAATAAACGGAAAGTCTGTACCTTACACAGTAAACAGGTCTGCTGACGGCATCTTTGTTCCCGCTCTTGCCAAGTGGTGGGGCGCATTGTCGGCCCACTCAATCCGAAATCAACAGGGCTTGCATGTTTCGCATCAGTCTTGAAGAATTCGAAGGCCCCCTCGACCTTCTGCTGTTTTTTATCAAGCGGGACGAGCTTGACATCTACAATATTCCGATTTCCAAAATCACTGGCGATTTTATCGCCTACATCCACGCCATGCGTCGGCTGAATCTGGAGGTTGCCGCCGAATTCATCTACATGGCGTCGATGCTCATGAGCATCAAGGCGCGAATGCTGCTTCCCCGCGCGGAACCCGTGGATGGCGAGGCCGACGAGTTCGACCCCCGAACCGAGCTGGTGCAGCGCCTGCTCGAATACAAGCGGATCAAGGAGGGCGCCTCGGAACTGGAGCTGATGGCGCTCGACCGGGAGCGGATGTTTCCGCGCGGCTACTTCGAGGAGCTGGAGCCTGCGGTGATCGACGAGATGGACGAGCCGGTCAACCGTCCGACCCTCTATCATCTCATGCTGGCATACCAGTCGGTGCTCGACAACATGCCGAAGGTGCGGACGCAGAATGTGACCGATGCGCCGGTGACGGTCGAAGAGCAGAGCGCCCTGATCATGGCGCGCCTCGGCGAGCGGCTGCAGGTCTCCTTCACCTCGCTGTTTCAGGAATTCCGGGAAGCGATCGTGATTGTCGTGACCTTTCTGGCCGTGCTCGAACTGTGCCGTAACCGGAAAATCTCCGTCATCGTCAAGGAGGGCGTCAACGATTTCTGGATTTCACAGAGAGACCATGCCGAATAACCTTTAAACTCCATAAGCCATGCCTGAAATCGCGCCGTTCAAGGGGATTGTTTACGGCCCCGATCTCTCCGGGGATGCAGCAAACCTGATTTGCCCGCCATACGACGCCATCCCGCCAGCTATGCAGCAGGAGCTGTATGCGCGTTCCGATTACAATGCCGTGCGGCTTGAGCTGCCGTCCGAGGCCGATCCCTACGCTGCTGCGTCGAGTCGCCTGCGCGAGTGGCTGGTTTCCGGCGTTCTCGCGCAGGACGGCGAGCCTGCGCTCTATCCCTGCTTCCAGACCTTTGAGGACGAGCATGGTGTGACCCGCACCCGAAAAGGAGTGTTTGTCGCGCTCAGGCTGTACGATTTCTCCGAGGGTGAGGTGCTGCCGCACGAGCGCACGCTGTCGGGACCGAAGGCCGACCGGCTGAAGATGTTCCGCGAGACAGGGGCGAATATCAGCAGCATTTTTGGCCTGTATGCTGATTCCTCCCGCCGGGCTGATGAAGCGATCAGCGAGTTCGCTGAACGGAACGCACCGTTGATCGACGCCACCCTCCAGGGCGTGCGCAACCGGCTGTGGCGCGTCGCCGATCCCGCGCTGATTTCCGTTGCGCAGTCGGTACTTGCAGAACAGAAAGTCTACATCGCCGATGGGCATCACCGCTACGAAACCGGCATCGCGTACCGGAACGAGCGGGCGGCCTCGAATCCCGGTCATACCGGTCGGGAGCCATATAATTATATCATGACCTACCTGTCGAACATTTACGACGATGGGCTCCTGATTCTGCCGATTCACCGTCTCGTGCACGGTATCGAGTCGTTCGATCCGGAAAGTTTCATCGCCCAGCTCGACCGCTGGTTCACCGTATGGGAGCTGCCCGGCAGAAGCGCTCTCGACGAGTTTCTCGAGACGGGCGATTCGGCAAAGGTTTTTGGCATCGTGCTGCCCGGCATGGTGCTCGGCATTTCGCTTGATCCGAAACCTTCCGAGGTGCTTTCGACGCCGGTGCCGGAAGCGTTGCAGAGCCTCGATGTGGTGGTGCTGCATGATCTGGTGCTCGGTCAGATTCTCGGCATTTCATCCGAGGCGATGGCGCGCCAGAGCAACCTCACCTACACGAGCAAAACGGCCGATGTGTTCGAGGCTGTGGTGTCGGGCAAGGCGCAGCTCGGCATTGTGCTTCGTTCCGTTCGGGTCGAGCAGGTGATCGATGTCTCTGTTTCGGGCGAGGCGATGCCGCAGAAGTCCACCTGGTTCTACCCGAAGGTGATGACCGGCATGGTGTTCCATTCACTGGAGACGGAGGCATGAGGGGAGAGTTTTTGTCGAGGTCGGCGGATGAAACGCGCGAATATGCCCGGAGGTTCGCTTCCGGGCTGAAACCTGGTGATACGGTGTGCCTGACCGGCCCGCTCGGCGCCGGAAAAACCGAGTTCATGCGTGGCATCACCGAGGCGTTTGGCTGCGAGGAACAGCTTTCCAGCCCGACCTTTTCGCTGATGAACATTTATGAAGGATTGTTGCGAGGCCAGCCTTTCGAGCTGCACCACTTTGATCTGTACCGGCTCGAATCGGAAAAGGAGCTTGATTCCGCCGGGTTCGACGACTATCTTTCCGGGCCTTTTCTGTCGGTGGTCGAATGGGGCGAACGGTTCGCTTCGCTCGACAGGCGCTACACCAGACGCGTGCAGTTGTTCATCGCCGGGGAGAGTCAGCGGAAAATTGTCATAACCTGAACGCGGCCTCATGAAGATTCTTGCCATTGAGTGTACTCACGGTTTCGCCAGCGCGGCGGCCAGCAACGGCGAGCGTATGGTCGAGCGCCGTCTTGCGGAGTGGCAGAAAACCGCCGAATCGCTGGTGCCGCTCGTCATGCAGGTTATGGACGAGGCGGGCTTGACGGCGGCTGAACTCGATGGCGTTGCAGTTTCATCCGGCCCCGGCTCCTTCACCGCGCTGCGCATCGGCCTCTCCGTGGCCAAGGGCATCGCCTTCGGTGCAGATTTGCCACTGGTGCCGGTGCCGACTTTGCTCGCCATGGCGGATGCCGCCGCGAAACACACCGCGACAAAGTATATTGTGCCAGTGATTCCGTCGAGGGCGGGCGAGTATTTCTATTCAATGTTCGCGCTGAAGGACGGGGCGCTTTCAGAGATCGAAAGTTCGCGTTGCCTCGTTTCCGAACTGCCCGAGCGGATTGCCGTCTTGACCGGCAGCCTCGTCATGGTCAGCCGCCCGGTTGACCTCCTTGCTGAACAGGCCCCTTCGCTCGCGCCATATCTTTTCGACGCATCCTTTTTCAGCGCGGCAACCCTTCTCTCCCATGCTTGTAAATCGCTTGCGGAAGGTGCCGCGGGAACGGCCACCGGAACGCTTCCCGATTACCGGCAGGCGTTTGTTCCTGCGCAGCGGCAGGGCTAAGCCGACGCGCTACCACCCGTTTTTGCCATGCCGGAACAGGTCGTTGCTGGCGGGTTACTGTTTTGTTTTATGGTTAGTTCAATAGCGCATTATTGCTATATTGACTGGTGGGAATGCTTCCCTGTTGAACGATTTTTTTTCATTAAAACGGTTATCTATGTCCCGTTCGGAACATGTGGCCTCTTCCGGCGTTGAAGCTCGTGAAGTGGCGATGAGTGAGTTGCTTGCCAGAAGAGTTGCGGAGTTGTCGCTTGAAAAGAAGGGTGAAGATGTCAAGATTCTGGATGTCCGCGGCCTGACGAGCGTGACCGATTTTTTTGTGATTATTACCGCCGACTCGGAGCGTAAAGCCAAGGCGGTAACCGATTATATTGTTGATGAGATCAAGGAAGAGGGTGAACGTCCGATGCACATCGAAGGTCTCGATACCCTGCGCTGGGTGCTGATCGACTATGTCGATGTGGTCGTGCACATCTTTCAGCCCGACGATCGCAAATTCTATGATCTCGAATCGCTCTGGTCCGATGCTCCGGTCACGGTCGTCACTGCTCCGGAGCCATCAGACGAGCAGGAGGAGCTGCAGGAAGGTTGACGGGCCACCTGCCGGGAACGCTCCGGAGCTTTACGTTTTTCAAGCTATTTTATACATTACGCCATTGTTTTTCAGGGTAAATCAAAGTCAGGGCATCGATTATGCAGCGCGAGAAAATATTGCCGATCAGTATTGAAGAGGAAATGCGGGATTCTTATCTCGACTATTCAATGTCGGTTATTGTCAGTCGAGCGCTTCCCGATGTCCGGGACGGTCTGAAGCCGGTGCATCGCCGCGTGCTTTACGGCATGCACGAGCTGGGTCTGCAGG
The nucleotide sequence above comes from Chlorobaculum tepidum TLS. Encoded proteins:
- the rsfS gene encoding ribosome silencing factor produces the protein MSRSEHVASSGVEAREVAMSELLARRVAELSLEKKGEDVKILDVRGLTSVTDFFVIITADSERKAKAVTDYIVDEIKEEGERPMHIEGLDTLRWVLIDYVDVVVHIFQPDDRKFYDLESLWSDAPVTVVTAPEPSDEQEELQEG
- the tsaB gene encoding tRNA (adenosine(37)-N6)-threonylcarbamoyltransferase complex dimerization subunit type 1 TsaB, which encodes MKILAIECTHGFASAAASNGERMVERRLAEWQKTAESLVPLVMQVMDEAGLTAAELDGVAVSSGPGSFTALRIGLSVAKGIAFGADLPLVPVPTLLAMADAAAKHTATKYIVPVIPSRAGEYFYSMFALKDGALSEIESSRCLVSELPERIAVLTGSLVMVSRPVDLLAEQAPSLAPYLFDASFFSAATLLSHACKSLAEGAAGTATGTLPDYRQAFVPAQRQG
- the tsaE gene encoding tRNA (adenosine(37)-N6)-threonylcarbamoyltransferase complex ATPase subunit type 1 TsaE encodes the protein MRGEFLSRSADETREYARRFASGLKPGDTVCLTGPLGAGKTEFMRGITEAFGCEEQLSSPTFSLMNIYEGLLRGQPFELHHFDLYRLESEKELDSAGFDDYLSGPFLSVVEWGERFASLDRRYTRRVQLFIAGESQRKIVIT
- a CDS encoding DUF1015 domain-containing protein, which gives rise to MPEIAPFKGIVYGPDLSGDAANLICPPYDAIPPAMQQELYARSDYNAVRLELPSEADPYAAASSRLREWLVSGVLAQDGEPALYPCFQTFEDEHGVTRTRKGVFVALRLYDFSEGEVLPHERTLSGPKADRLKMFRETGANISSIFGLYADSSRRADEAISEFAERNAPLIDATLQGVRNRLWRVADPALISVAQSVLAEQKVYIADGHHRYETGIAYRNERAASNPGHTGREPYNYIMTYLSNIYDDGLLILPIHRLVHGIESFDPESFIAQLDRWFTVWELPGRSALDEFLETGDSAKVFGIVLPGMVLGISLDPKPSEVLSTPVPEALQSLDVVVLHDLVLGQILGISSEAMARQSNLTYTSKTADVFEAVVSGKAQLGIVLRSVRVEQVIDVSVSGEAMPQKSTWFYPKVMTGMVFHSLETEA
- a CDS encoding segregation and condensation protein A — its product is MFRISLEEFEGPLDLLLFFIKRDELDIYNIPISKITGDFIAYIHAMRRLNLEVAAEFIYMASMLMSIKARMLLPRAEPVDGEADEFDPRTELVQRLLEYKRIKEGASELELMALDRERMFPRGYFEELEPAVIDEMDEPVNRPTLYHLMLAYQSVLDNMPKVRTQNVTDAPVTVEEQSALIMARLGERLQVSFTSLFQEFREAIVIVVTFLAVLELCRNRKISVIVKEGVNDFWISQRDHAE
- a CDS encoding tetratricopeptide repeat protein, producing the protein MKRFTTFIVLAAAATVLLGGPCAAQSSESYFNEALSMHRAGNLNEAIRLYSKAIDNDNRYVMAYQMRAAIWQKLHQFQRAITDYTMVIELGDPLFQAAGYYNRGVVKNMNGHYAEAISDFTQAINLDQKMAAAYFHRAIARIKTGDSTGAFDDFRQAARRGDPDAERWLDATTPGWKQMK